In Hyphomicrobiales bacterium, a single window of DNA contains:
- the hslV gene encoding ATP-dependent protease subunit HslV — protein sequence MAEIPVWHGTTILTVRKGGHVVIAGDGQVSLGQTIIKGNARKVRPLGTGQVIAGFAGATADAMTLFERLEGKLEQFPSQLTRACVEMAKDWRTDRYLRRLEAMMIVADSKVSLVLTGTGDVLEPENGVTAIGSGGNYALAAARALMDTDMDAEAIARKAMKIAAEICVYTNSNLTVEKLEATK from the coding sequence ATGGCAGAGATTCCGGTTTGGCACGGCACCACCATCCTCACGGTGCGGAAGGGTGGGCACGTCGTGATTGCGGGCGACGGGCAGGTGAGTCTCGGACAGACCATCATCAAGGGCAACGCCCGCAAAGTGCGCCCCCTCGGAACGGGGCAGGTGATCGCCGGATTCGCGGGCGCCACCGCTGATGCCATGACGCTGTTCGAACGACTCGAAGGCAAGCTGGAACAGTTTCCGAGCCAACTGACCCGCGCCTGCGTGGAGATGGCCAAGGACTGGCGCACCGATCGCTACCTCCGCCGTCTCGAAGCCATGATGATCGTCGCCGACTCCAAGGTCTCCCTGGTGCTCACCGGCACTGGCGATGTGCTGGAACCGGAGAACGGCGTGACTGCCATCGGTTCGGGGGGCAACTATGCGCTGGCCGCCGCCCGCGCCCTCATGGACACCGACATGGACGCCGAAGCCATTGCCCGCAAGGCCATGAAGATCGCGGCCGAGATTTGCGTTTACACCAACAGCAACCTGACCGTTGAAAAGCTCGAAGCCACCAAATGA
- the betA gene encoding choline dehydrogenase, whose product MAEQFDYIIVGSGSAGSVMAYRLSEAGHSVLVLEYGGTDRGPLIQMPSALSIPMNMKRYNWGFETEPEPHLDNRKLATPRGKVVGGSSSINGMVYVRGHAKDFDTWEEMGAKGWAFRNVQPYFKRMENAHGGEDGWRGTSGPMHMKRGSRLNPLYQAFIDAGKQAGYPVTEDYNGHQQEGFGPMEMTVHNGFRWSAANAYLRPARATKRVKLVTYAYAERIILEGRKAVGVSYRRGETLHEARANREVVIAASSINSPKLLQHSGIGPAQVLKDAGIRVVHNLPGVGENLHDHLEVYFQVKCKQPITLNGKLNVLSKGMIGAEWLMFQSGLGSTNHFESCGFIRSRAGIEYPDIQYHFLPAAMRYDGRAAFSGHGFQVHVGPMRTKSRGFIRVRSADSRENPRILFNYMSHPDDWTEFRACVRLTREVMQQKALEPFRAEEIQPGPKVETDDEIDAFIRQHCESAYHPTGTCKMGSADDPMAVVDPTCRVIGIDNLRVADSSIMPQVTNGNLNGPTLMIGEKASDHILGREPLPPSNLEPWINPRWQTSQR is encoded by the coding sequence ATGGCTGAACAGTTTGACTATATCATCGTGGGATCGGGCTCGGCGGGCTCAGTGATGGCCTATCGCCTGTCGGAAGCCGGCCACAGCGTGCTTGTGCTGGAGTACGGCGGCACAGACCGCGGTCCGTTGATCCAGATGCCATCGGCGCTCTCGATCCCCATGAACATGAAACGCTATAACTGGGGCTTCGAGACGGAACCGGAGCCGCACCTCGACAACCGCAAGCTCGCAACGCCGCGCGGCAAGGTGGTAGGCGGTTCATCTTCCATCAACGGCATGGTCTATGTGCGCGGCCACGCCAAGGACTTCGATACCTGGGAGGAGATGGGCGCCAAGGGTTGGGCTTTCCGCAATGTGCAGCCTTATTTCAAGCGCATGGAGAACGCCCACGGCGGCGAGGATGGCTGGCGTGGCACCAGCGGCCCCATGCACATGAAGCGCGGCTCGCGTCTCAACCCGCTCTACCAGGCCTTCATCGATGCCGGGAAGCAAGCAGGTTATCCCGTGACCGAAGATTACAACGGCCACCAGCAGGAAGGCTTCGGCCCCATGGAAATGACCGTGCACAACGGCTTCCGCTGGTCCGCCGCAAATGCCTATCTGCGCCCCGCCCGCGCCACCAAGCGCGTCAAGCTCGTCACATACGCCTATGCCGAACGCATCATCCTCGAAGGCCGCAAGGCCGTTGGAGTTTCCTACCGCCGGGGCGAAACCTTGCATGAGGCCCGCGCCAACCGCGAAGTGGTGATTGCGGCCTCCAGCATCAATTCCCCGAAGCTGCTGCAGCACTCAGGCATCGGGCCCGCCCAGGTGCTCAAGGACGCCGGCATTCGTGTGGTGCACAATCTGCCTGGCGTCGGCGAGAACCTGCACGATCATCTGGAAGTCTATTTCCAGGTGAAGTGCAAGCAACCCATCACGCTCAACGGCAAGCTCAACGTCTTGTCGAAGGGCATGATTGGCGCGGAATGGTTGATGTTCCAATCGGGCCTCGGGTCCACCAACCATTTCGAATCCTGCGGCTTCATCCGCTCACGCGCCGGTATCGAATACCCCGACATCCAGTACCACTTCCTGCCTGCCGCCATGCGCTATGATGGCCGCGCCGCGTTTTCGGGCCACGGCTTCCAGGTGCATGTCGGCCCCATGCGCACCAAGTCCCGCGGCTTCATCCGCGTGCGCAGCGCTGACTCGCGCGAAAACCCGCGCATCCTCTTCAACTACATGTCCCACCCGGATGACTGGACCGAATTCCGGGCCTGCGTGCGCCTCACCCGCGAGGTCATGCAGCAGAAGGCCCTGGAGCCATTTCGCGCCGAGGAAATCCAGCCGGGTCCGAAGGTCGAGACCGACGACGAGATCGACGCCTTCATCCGCCAGCACTGCGAGAGCGCCTACCATCCCACGGGCACCTGCAAGATGGGTTCCGCCGACGACCCGATGGCGGTTGTGGATCCAACCTGCCGCGTCATCGGCATCGACAACTTGCGTGTGGCGGATTCCTCCATCATGCCGCAAGTGACCAACGGAAACCTGAATGGCCCGACACTGATGATCGGGGAGAAGGCCTCCGATCACATCCTTGGCCGCGAGCCTCTGCCGCCATCCAACCTCGAGCCCTGGATCAATCCGCGCTGGCAGACCAGTCAGCGTTAG
- a CDS encoding DUF983 domain-containing protein, producing the protein MQDTPFFRTMDTPAFPTPRPWKTAVLRGFRRCCPACGQGKLFSGYLSVAPACSVCGLELHHQRADDAPPYLTIFVVGHIIIPLMLFVEKMWHPDLWIHFILWLPLTTFLSLWLLPRIKGVVIGLQWAFRMHGFADDTSAAEDGLSPAP; encoded by the coding sequence ATGCAGGACACGCCATTTTTCCGTACCATGGATACGCCTGCTTTCCCCACACCCCGACCCTGGAAGACTGCTGTGCTACGCGGTTTCCGCCGCTGCTGCCCGGCTTGCGGACAGGGCAAGCTGTTTTCCGGCTATCTCTCCGTTGCGCCCGCCTGCAGCGTGTGCGGACTGGAATTGCACCACCAGCGCGCCGACGATGCTCCGCCCTACCTCACGATCTTCGTGGTCGGGCACATCATCATTCCGCTGATGCTGTTCGTGGAGAAGATGTGGCATCCGGATTTGTGGATTCATTTCATCCTGTGGCTGCCACTGACCACTTTCCTCTCGCTGTGGCTGCTGCCCCGCATCAAGGGCGTGGTGATCGGTCTGCAATGGGCCTTCCGGATGCACGGCTTCGCGGACGATACAAGTGCCGCGGAAGACGGCCTTTCGCCCGCACCTTGA
- a CDS encoding MurR/RpiR family transcriptional regulator, with the protein MARAKSSTIAEQLNGGRLRLTAADRKLSSALMADYPVAGLASISDFARVAGVSTPSVLRFAKKLGFTGFPAFQQALRGEVSAQLQNPIEKPEQWSSKAPRGHILNTLASAAMENLGNSLRHIDHHTFDDVCRLISDRQRTVHIVGGRITGHLAGYLHTHLQMARAGVRLVPGPASHWPQHLLDMGEEDVLVVFDVRRYDARVQEFAASARQRGARIVLITDQWMSPVSRLASQTLALRMDVPSGWDSNVVTMFVAEAIVAAVVNQNWKATRERIREIDLYFEGGRRGR; encoded by the coding sequence ATGGCCCGGGCGAAATCATCAACCATTGCAGAGCAGCTGAACGGCGGCCGCCTTCGCCTCACGGCCGCAGACCGCAAGCTGTCCTCGGCCCTGATGGCAGATTACCCCGTGGCGGGCCTTGCCAGCATTTCGGATTTCGCCCGCGTGGCAGGGGTGAGCACGCCATCGGTATTGCGGTTTGCAAAGAAGCTTGGCTTCACCGGCTTTCCCGCCTTTCAGCAAGCGCTGCGGGGCGAGGTTTCGGCCCAGTTGCAGAACCCCATTGAGAAGCCGGAGCAGTGGTCTTCCAAAGCGCCGCGCGGCCACATCCTGAACACCTTGGCCAGTGCCGCCATGGAAAACCTCGGCAACAGCCTCCGCCACATTGATCACCACACTTTCGATGACGTCTGCCGCCTCATCAGCGACCGCCAGCGCACGGTTCACATTGTTGGTGGCCGCATCACCGGCCACCTGGCGGGATATCTCCACACCCACCTGCAGATGGCGCGGGCAGGGGTACGCCTGGTGCCCGGTCCCGCCAGCCACTGGCCCCAACACCTGCTCGACATGGGCGAGGAAGACGTTCTCGTGGTCTTTGATGTTCGCCGTTATGACGCGCGCGTGCAGGAGTTTGCCGCTTCCGCAAGACAGCGCGGGGCCAGGATCGTGCTCATTACAGACCAGTGGATGAGCCCCGTGTCGCGCCTCGCCTCACAAACGCTGGCGCTCCGGATGGATGTTCCGTCCGGTTGGGATTCAAACGTCGTGACCATGTTCGTGGCGGAGGCGATCGTTGCCGCCGTCGTGAACCAGAACTGGAAAGCGACGCGGGAGCGCATCCGTGAGATCGACTTGTATTTTGAAGGCGGGCGGCGCGGACGCTGA
- a CDS encoding N-formylglutamate amidohydrolase → MIRIIQDGEPHPAEVINAGGSSPYVLVCEHASNRMPLSLGTLGLPDADLQRHIAWDIGAEGTARILSRLLDAPLVLQRYSRLVYDCNRPPESDGAYPDVSEVFDIPGNRNLTPSARLARTREIARPFHATLEGLLDQRAVERRQTLVVSLHSFTSVYKGKTRDLDVGFLFDRDAALANFLIKVFPPDKARLNEPYGPKDGVLHLLNLHAAPRGLHHVMIEIRNDLISDHAGQNAWANYLVVPLAQAAVKLAQPKVRN, encoded by the coding sequence ATGATCAGGATTATCCAGGACGGCGAACCGCATCCGGCGGAGGTCATCAATGCGGGCGGCAGCTCACCCTATGTGCTGGTCTGCGAACATGCCTCGAACCGCATGCCGCTTTCCCTGGGGACTCTTGGCCTGCCCGATGCCGACCTGCAACGTCACATCGCCTGGGACATCGGGGCGGAGGGGACAGCGCGTATCCTGTCGCGGCTCCTTGATGCGCCGCTGGTGCTGCAGCGCTATTCACGCCTTGTCTATGATTGCAACCGCCCGCCAGAGTCCGATGGTGCCTACCCGGATGTGAGCGAGGTTTTCGACATTCCCGGTAACCGCAACCTCACGCCTTCAGCCCGGCTGGCGCGCACGCGCGAGATTGCGCGGCCCTTCCACGCCACGCTCGAAGGCCTGCTCGACCAGCGCGCCGTGGAGCGCCGCCAGACGCTTGTGGTATCCCTCCATTCCTTCACGTCCGTCTACAAGGGCAAGACCCGCGACCTCGACGTGGGCTTCCTCTTTGACCGCGATGCGGCGCTGGCCAATTTCCTCATCAAGGTGTTTCCGCCCGACAAGGCGCGGCTCAACGAGCCCTATGGCCCCAAGGACGGCGTGCTGCATCTTCTCAACCTGCATGCGGCACCCCGCGGGCTTCATCACGTCATGATCGAAATCCGCAACGACCTCATCAGCGACCACGCCGGGCAGAACGCCTGGGCGAACTATCTTGTGGTGCCGCTGGCGCAGGCCGCCGTCAAACTCGCGCAACCGAAAGTCCGGAATTAA
- the hslU gene encoding ATP-dependent protease ATPase subunit HslU — MTNFSPREIVSELDRYIIGQHEAKRAVAIALRNRWRRQQLSGQMREEVSPKNILMIGPTGVGKTEIARRLARLANAPFIKVEATKFTEVGYVGRDVDQMIRDLLEAGIGMVKAARRKDVEAQAHINAETRVLDALVGVNASESTRESFRKKLRADQLNDKEIDIQVADTGGVPSFDIPGMPGGSASVINLGDIMGKAFGQRTRTRRMSVSDAHDVLLAEESDKLLDQEKIIAEAIDVVENNGIVFLDEVDKICARSERGGADVSREGVQRDLLPLIEGTTVSTKHGPVKTDHILFIASGAFHIAKPSDLLPELQGRLPIRVELKALTQDDFRRILTEPEASLIKQYTALLLTEGVTLDVTEDGVAALASIAADINASVENIGARRLQTVMERVLDDISFTAPDRSGQTIVIDAGFVEKNLGNLARNADLSKFIL; from the coding sequence ATGACCAATTTCTCACCCCGCGAAATCGTTTCTGAACTCGACCGCTACATCATCGGCCAGCACGAGGCGAAGCGCGCTGTTGCCATTGCTCTCCGCAACCGCTGGCGCCGGCAGCAACTCTCCGGGCAGATGCGCGAGGAGGTGAGCCCCAAGAACATCCTGATGATCGGCCCCACGGGCGTGGGCAAGACCGAGATCGCCCGCCGCCTTGCGCGCCTTGCCAATGCGCCCTTCATCAAGGTCGAAGCGACGAAATTCACCGAGGTGGGTTACGTGGGCCGTGACGTGGACCAGATGATCCGCGATCTCCTCGAAGCCGGCATCGGCATGGTCAAGGCTGCCCGCCGCAAGGACGTGGAGGCCCAGGCCCACATCAATGCAGAAACGCGCGTGCTTGATGCGTTGGTCGGCGTCAATGCCAGCGAGTCCACCCGCGAGTCTTTCCGCAAGAAACTCCGTGCCGACCAGTTGAACGACAAGGAGATCGACATCCAGGTGGCGGATACGGGTGGCGTCCCGAGCTTCGATATTCCCGGCATGCCCGGTGGCTCCGCTTCAGTCATCAACCTGGGCGACATCATGGGCAAGGCCTTTGGCCAGCGGACGAGGACGCGGCGCATGAGCGTGTCGGATGCCCACGACGTGCTTCTTGCCGAGGAAAGCGACAAGCTGCTGGACCAGGAAAAGATCATCGCCGAGGCGATCGATGTGGTGGAGAACAACGGCATCGTGTTTCTCGATGAGGTGGACAAGATCTGCGCCCGCAGCGAACGGGGAGGGGCCGACGTCTCCCGCGAGGGCGTGCAGCGCGACCTGCTGCCGCTCATCGAGGGCACCACGGTCTCCACCAAGCATGGCCCGGTGAAGACGGATCACATCCTCTTCATCGCCTCGGGTGCCTTCCACATCGCCAAGCCCTCCGACCTCCTTCCCGAGCTGCAGGGCCGGCTTCCCATCCGGGTGGAGTTGAAGGCCCTCACGCAGGACGATTTTCGCCGCATCCTCACCGAACCGGAGGCCTCGCTCATCAAGCAGTACACGGCACTTCTCCTCACCGAAGGCGTGACGCTCGACGTGACCGAAGACGGCGTGGCTGCACTCGCCAGCATCGCAGCCGACATCAACGCATCGGTGGAAAATATCGGCGCCCGGCGCCTGCAGACCGTGATGGAACGCGTGCTCGATGACATCAGCTTCACGGCGCCGGACCGCTCCGGCCAGACCATCGTGATTGATGCAGGCTTCGTGGAAAAGAACCTCGGCAACCTGGCCCGGAACGCCGACCTCTCGAAGTTCATCCTTTAA
- the rnr gene encoding ribonuclease R, protein MTSKRPSPQKTRKLAAHQGLPSEADLLEFIATSPGVVGKRDIARAFGLSGTAKIGLKALLKDLEQKGKLDKRGKRISGTGSLPPVTVIEITAVDDEGHAYATPVEWNAANGDPPTILVGENRRAGQPAPGVGDRVLARIEALPAGKKSILGHAYQAEVMRPLSREALRVVGIYRAGPGAHGRIIPSGKKDRYDYHVPHGEDGGAEDGELVSAEVTKPAARGLPQARVRARLGNALDPRNTSLIAIHGHGIPDQFPQAVLDEVTQLRPFSIEGREDLRAIPLLTIDPVDARDHDDAVWAAPDDAADNPGGYRVIVAIADVSAYVRPQTALDREARRRGNSTYFPDRVVPMLPERISNDLCSLREGEDRPALACHMVFDAKGKKRSHRFTRAIMRSAAKLAYEDAQAAIDGRGNAKANAMLEGALRPLWAAYAVLSAARDQRGPLELDLPERKIILDKAGNIDRIVVPERLDAHRLIEEFMIQANVAAAEELKKRRTPLLFRVHEEPSQDKLRTLTDFLKTVNIPFALGQVVRSKHFNRILQQAKDTPHERLVHEVVLRSQSQAQYRHENAGHFGLSLADYAHFTSPIRRYADLIVHRALITACKLGPDGLSGQDIASLAETADLISAAERRSMMAERETVDRMVAGHLAGKLGAQFKARISGVVGAGLFVTLADTGADGFVPVSTLGRGYFVLDDVRHALVSSDTGETFQLGDVVEVKLTEVAPVKGGLKFDMASDGKRGAKPARVGGHRVRRPDRPRRR, encoded by the coding sequence GTGACGAGCAAGCGCCCCAGCCCGCAAAAGACGCGCAAGCTCGCCGCGCACCAGGGCTTGCCTTCCGAGGCGGACCTGCTCGAATTCATCGCCACGTCGCCCGGCGTTGTCGGCAAGCGTGACATTGCCCGGGCCTTCGGGCTTTCGGGCACCGCCAAGATCGGCCTCAAGGCGCTGCTCAAGGACCTGGAGCAGAAGGGCAAGCTCGACAAGCGGGGCAAGCGTATCTCCGGCACGGGCAGCCTGCCGCCCGTCACCGTGATCGAGATCACAGCCGTCGATGATGAAGGCCACGCCTATGCGACACCAGTGGAATGGAACGCCGCGAATGGCGATCCGCCGACCATTCTCGTGGGCGAAAACCGGCGCGCCGGACAGCCGGCGCCCGGTGTAGGCGACCGTGTGCTGGCCCGCATCGAGGCCCTGCCCGCCGGCAAGAAATCCATTCTCGGCCATGCCTATCAGGCGGAGGTCATGCGGCCCCTGTCACGCGAAGCGCTGCGTGTTGTCGGCATCTACCGCGCCGGACCGGGTGCGCACGGGCGCATCATTCCGTCAGGCAAGAAGGATCGCTACGATTATCACGTGCCGCACGGCGAAGATGGCGGGGCGGAGGATGGCGAGCTTGTGTCTGCCGAGGTGACGAAGCCTGCTGCCCGGGGCCTTCCGCAGGCTCGGGTGCGGGCGCGGCTCGGCAATGCGCTTGACCCGCGCAACACCTCTCTCATCGCCATTCACGGCCACGGCATTCCGGACCAGTTCCCGCAAGCGGTGCTGGACGAGGTGACGCAACTTCGTCCCTTCAGCATCGAGGGACGGGAGGACCTGCGGGCGATCCCGCTGCTCACCATCGATCCCGTTGACGCCCGCGACCACGACGATGCGGTGTGGGCTGCTCCAGATGACGCTGCGGACAATCCGGGCGGCTACAGGGTGATCGTCGCCATTGCCGATGTCTCGGCCTATGTGCGGCCGCAGACAGCGCTGGACCGCGAGGCACGGCGGCGCGGCAACTCCACCTATTTCCCCGACCGCGTGGTGCCCATGCTGCCGGAGAGGATTTCCAACGACCTCTGTTCATTGCGCGAGGGCGAAGACCGCCCGGCGCTTGCCTGCCACATGGTTTTCGATGCCAAGGGCAAGAAGCGCTCGCACCGCTTCACCCGCGCCATCATGCGCTCTGCGGCCAAGCTCGCATATGAAGATGCACAGGCCGCGATTGACGGGCGCGGCAATGCCAAGGCCAATGCAATGCTGGAGGGCGCGTTGCGTCCGTTGTGGGCGGCCTATGCCGTGCTCTCCGCCGCGCGTGACCAGCGGGGCCCGCTGGAACTCGACCTGCCGGAACGCAAGATCATTCTGGACAAGGCGGGCAACATCGACCGGATCGTGGTGCCGGAGCGGCTGGATGCGCACCGGCTGATCGAGGAATTCATGATCCAGGCCAATGTGGCCGCCGCCGAGGAACTGAAGAAGCGGCGCACGCCGCTCCTGTTCCGCGTGCACGAGGAACCGTCGCAGGATAAACTGCGGACACTGACGGACTTCCTGAAGACGGTGAACATTCCCTTCGCCCTTGGGCAGGTGGTGCGCTCCAAGCATTTCAACCGCATCCTGCAGCAGGCGAAGGACACGCCGCATGAACGGCTGGTGCATGAGGTCGTCTTGCGGTCGCAGTCGCAGGCGCAGTACCGGCACGAGAATGCAGGGCACTTCGGCCTGTCACTGGCGGACTATGCCCATTTCACCTCTCCCATCCGGCGCTATGCCGACCTGATCGTGCACCGCGCCCTCATCACCGCCTGCAAGCTCGGGCCGGATGGACTTTCGGGGCAGGACATTGCCAGCCTCGCCGAAACGGCCGACCTCATTTCCGCCGCCGAACGCCGCTCCATGATGGCCGAGCGCGAGACGGTGGACCGCATGGTGGCTGGACATCTCGCGGGCAAGCTGGGGGCGCAGTTCAAGGCGCGGATCAGCGGCGTGGTCGGTGCGGGACTGTTCGTGACGCTGGCCGACACCGGCGCGGACGGCTTTGTGCCTGTCTCTACGCTCGGACGTGGATACTTCGTGCTGGACGATGTGCGCCACGCGCTCGTTTCCAGTGATACGGGCGAGACCTTCCAGCTGGGCGATGTGGTGGAGGTGAAACTGACGGAGGTTGCCCCCGTCAAGGGTGGCCTCAAGTTCGACATGGCTTCGGACGGGAAGCGCGGCGCAAAGCCGGCGCGGGTCGGGGGGCATCGGGTGCGGCGGCCAGATCGTCCGCGCCGCAGGTAA
- the topA gene encoding type I DNA topoisomerase gives MTVVVVESPGKAKTINKYLGKDYKVLASYGHIRDLPPKDGSVRPDEDFAMSWEVDGKAAKRVSDIVVALKDHDRLVLATDPDREGEAISWHLLEVLNKKGALKGKQVQRVAFNAITKSAVQDAIANPRDVDMALVDAYLARRALDYLVGFTLSPVLWRKLPGARSAGRVQSVALRLVCDRELEIEAFRAQEYWSIDGTFVTPQGATFEAALSAIDGKRLEKLSLGTGDTANEILAAVKGQPFAVDLVESKPAKRHPFPPFRTSTLQQEASRKLGFSASRTMQIAQRLYEGVDLKGETVGLITYMRTDGADMAPEAIAAARNAILKQFGEPYLPSVPRKYTTKAKNAQEAHEAIRPTDPTRTPDMVRKVLEPEQFALYDLIWKRTIASQMESAELERTTADIGTQGTDGKHYNFRATGSVVKFDGFLRIYNEDLDDGEDEDSRRLPAMAKGDRIGVKDIAANQHFTEPPPRYSEASLTKKLEELGIGRPSTYVSIMSTLRDRGYVRLDKKRLIPEDKGRIVTAFLESFFMRYVEYDFTADLEEQLDQVSAGDRQYKDVLRDFWTKFMASIGDVKDLRVSEVIDALNDLLAPHIFPEKAEGGDARACPVCGTGQLSLKLSKYGTFVGCTNYPECKYTRQMSVPVDGVTDFVPAEGIPLGTDPETGAAVTRRIGRFGPYIQLGEAVEDGEKPRRASIPKGKDPASVTFEEAMRYLSLPREVGLHPETKTPIVANVGRFGPYLLHDGVYANLKDDDVYTIGLNRAVDLLHEKRSRGPSNRARPGAIKNLGAHPAGGGNVEIMGGRYGAYVKYGKLNATLPKDKAPEELTMDEAVALLAARAEQTGVKPPAKKAAKKAAKKPSKPAATKAAAKKPAARKVPAKKVAPAA, from the coding sequence ATGACCGTTGTCGTCGTTGAATCACCCGGCAAGGCAAAGACCATAAACAAGTATTTGGGCAAAGATTACAAGGTCTTGGCCTCGTATGGTCATATCCGGGATTTGCCGCCGAAGGATGGCTCGGTGCGTCCTGACGAGGATTTCGCCATGTCGTGGGAAGTGGACGGCAAGGCCGCCAAGCGGGTGTCGGACATCGTCGTCGCGCTCAAGGACCATGACCGCCTCGTCCTCGCAACCGACCCTGATCGCGAGGGCGAAGCCATCTCCTGGCACCTTCTGGAGGTACTGAACAAGAAGGGCGCGCTCAAGGGCAAGCAGGTGCAGCGCGTGGCCTTCAACGCCATCACCAAGTCTGCGGTGCAGGATGCCATTGCCAATCCGCGCGATGTCGACATGGCGCTGGTCGACGCCTATCTCGCGCGCCGCGCACTGGATTATCTCGTGGGCTTCACGCTCTCGCCGGTGCTGTGGCGCAAACTGCCGGGGGCACGTTCGGCGGGACGTGTGCAGTCGGTGGCGCTGCGCCTCGTCTGTGACCGCGAATTGGAAATCGAGGCCTTCCGCGCCCAGGAATACTGGTCGATCGACGGCACCTTCGTCACGCCGCAGGGCGCAACGTTCGAGGCCGCGCTGTCCGCGATTGACGGCAAGCGGTTGGAGAAGTTGTCGCTCGGCACGGGAGATACCGCCAATGAGATTCTGGCGGCCGTGAAGGGCCAGCCGTTTGCTGTTGACCTTGTCGAGAGCAAGCCGGCAAAGCGCCACCCCTTCCCGCCGTTCCGCACTTCGACGCTGCAACAGGAAGCCTCGCGCAAGCTCGGTTTCTCGGCATCTCGTACCATGCAGATCGCCCAGCGCCTGTATGAAGGCGTTGATCTCAAAGGCGAGACGGTGGGTCTTATCACCTACATGCGTACCGATGGTGCCGACATGGCGCCTGAAGCGATTGCGGCGGCGCGCAATGCCATCCTGAAACAATTCGGCGAGCCTTACCTTCCCTCGGTTCCGCGCAAGTACACCACCAAGGCGAAGAACGCGCAGGAAGCGCACGAAGCCATTCGCCCGACCGACCCGACGCGCACGCCCGACATGGTCCGCAAGGTGCTGGAGCCAGAACAGTTCGCGCTCTACGACCTGATCTGGAAGCGCACGATTGCCAGCCAGATGGAGAGCGCTGAACTGGAGCGCACCACTGCCGACATCGGCACGCAGGGCACTGACGGCAAGCACTACAATTTCCGCGCCACGGGCTCGGTCGTGAAGTTCGACGGCTTCCTGCGCATCTACAATGAAGACCTCGATGACGGTGAGGACGAAGACTCGCGCCGCCTGCCGGCCATGGCCAAGGGCGACCGCATCGGCGTCAAGGACATCGCCGCCAACCAGCACTTCACTGAACCGCCGCCGCGCTATTCGGAAGCATCGCTGACGAAGAAGCTCGAAGAGCTGGGTATTGGCCGTCCCTCGACCTACGTCAGCATCATGTCGACGCTGCGCGACCGTGGTTATGTTCGCCTCGACAAGAAGCGCCTCATCCCAGAAGACAAGGGCCGCATCGTCACGGCGTTCCTCGAGTCCTTCTTCATGCGTTACGTGGAGTATGACTTCACGGCCGATCTCGAAGAGCAGCTCGACCAGGTGTCGGCCGGCGACCGCCAGTACAAGGACGTGCTGCGCGATTTCTGGACGAAGTTCATGGCTTCCATCGGAGACGTGAAAGACTTGCGCGTCTCGGAAGTCATCGATGCACTGAATGATCTGCTTGCGCCGCACATCTTCCCCGAGAAGGCGGAAGGCGGGGATGCGCGCGCCTGTCCGGTGTGTGGCACGGGGCAATTGTCTCTGAAGCTGTCAAAATATGGCACCTTCGTCGGCTGCACGAATTATCCCGAGTGCAAGTATACGCGTCAGATGTCGGTGCCGGTTGATGGCGTCACCGATTTTGTTCCGGCGGAAGGCATCCCGCTCGGCACCGATCCCGAAACGGGCGCTGCAGTGACGCGGCGCATCGGGCGCTTCGGCCCTTATATCCAGCTTGGTGAAGCGGTCGAGGACGGCGAAAAGCCCCGGCGCGCCTCCATCCCCAAGGGCAAGGACCCCGCCTCGGTGACGTTTGAAGAAGCGATGCGCTATCTCTCGCTGCCGCGCGAGGTGGGCCTGCATCCCGAGACCAAGACGCCCATCGTCGCCAATGTCGGCCGCTTTGGCCCCTACCTCCTGCATGACGGAGTGTACGCCAACCTGAAGGATGATGACGTCTACACGATCGGTCTCAACCGTGCGGTGGACCTGCTGCACGAGAAGCGGTCGCGCGGGCCATCGAACCGGGCGCGGCCCGGCGCCATCAAGAATCTTGGTGCCCATCCGGCGGGCGGCGGCAACGTGGAAATCATGGGCGGTCGCTATGGTGCTTACGTCAAATACGGCAAGCTCAACGCCACGCTGCCGAAGGACAAGGCCCCGGAAGAGTTGACCATGGACGAGGCTGTTGCCCTGCTCGCGGCGCGTGCCGAACAGACCGGCGTCAAGCCTCCGGCGAAAAAGGCGGCCAAGAAGGCTGCCAAGAAACCATCAAAGCCTGCGGCCACCAAGGCAGCGGCGAAGAAGCCAGCCGCACGGAAGGTTCCGGCCAAGAAGGTTGCACCCGCGGCGTGA
- the rpmG gene encoding 50S ribosomal protein L33: protein MAKGTVIKIKLASTADTGYFYVTKKNSRTKTDKMSMKKYDPVARKHVEFKETKIK from the coding sequence ATGGCCAAGGGCACCGTTATCAAGATCAAGTTGGCTTCCACGGCCGACACCGGTTACTTCTACGTGACCAAGAAGAATTCCCGTACCAAGACCGACAAGATGTCGATGAAGAAGTACGATCCCGTTGCCCGCAAGCACGTGGAATTCAAGGAAACCAAGATCAAGTAA